In Leptodesmis sichuanensis A121, the following are encoded in one genomic region:
- a CDS encoding thylakoid membrane photosystem I accumulation factor — MPFSWLRSRLSLISPPIWRKICMVTLSVLLVLGTVTVAQVQPALASLQDDHYDGEIFALYAGNGSLIPPKVTLEQGFQRKRPVLLVFYVDDSQDCKQYSIVLSQLQAFYVRAADIIPIRADSIPPKSKYAPTEPGYYYKGLVPQTILFDETGKIVLNETGVLSFEQVDDKFREVFDLLPRSESAELKRRPLNEINTELVKQ; from the coding sequence ATGCCCTTTTCCTGGTTGCGATCGCGCCTTTCCCTAATTTCCCCCCCTATTTGGCGCAAAATCTGCATGGTAACGCTCAGTGTATTGCTGGTGCTGGGGACAGTCACAGTGGCTCAGGTGCAGCCTGCGCTGGCCAGTCTACAAGACGATCATTACGATGGAGAAATCTTTGCATTGTATGCAGGGAATGGCTCCCTCATTCCCCCCAAAGTGACTTTAGAACAGGGGTTTCAACGGAAACGTCCGGTTTTGCTGGTGTTTTATGTAGATGACAGTCAGGATTGTAAACAGTATTCGATCGTTCTTTCTCAACTTCAGGCATTTTACGTTCGGGCCGCTGACATCATCCCTATCCGGGCGGATTCCATTCCTCCTAAAAGTAAGTATGCTCCTACAGAACCTGGCTACTATTACAAAGGATTAGTTCCGCAAACCATTTTGTTTGATGAAACAGGCAAGATTGTCCTCAATGAAACTGGCGTGTTGAGCTTTGAACAGGTAGATGACAAATTCCGGGAGGTATTTGATCTGCTGCCCCGCTCCGAATCGGCTGAACTCAAACGCCGTCCCCTGAACGAAATCAATACGGAACTGGTGAAGCAGTAG
- the tmk gene encoding dTMP kinase, protein MRGRLIVFEGGEGAGKTTQLQRSHQWLINSGWLTHLQSKGYIRQIVLTREPGGTETGQRIRQILLEQSRPAEICDRTELLLYAADRAQHVETFLRPRLAAGDLILCDRYTDSTIAYQGYGRGLDLSLIEQLNQIATNGLQSDLTLWLDLEVETGLARTRQRGTIDRIEQADRTFHHQVRHGFTTLAATFPDRIVPINANQPADLVAQQIQATLKERFQQWFGTRFEF, encoded by the coding sequence ATGCGGGGTCGATTGATCGTCTTTGAAGGAGGCGAGGGTGCGGGTAAAACCACTCAACTCCAGCGATCGCATCAGTGGCTGATCAATAGCGGCTGGTTAACCCACTTGCAGAGCAAAGGCTATATCCGTCAGATTGTCTTAACTCGTGAACCTGGAGGAACCGAAACCGGTCAGCGAATTCGCCAGATTTTGCTAGAACAATCCCGGCCAGCAGAGATCTGCGATCGCACCGAACTGTTGCTGTATGCTGCCGATCGTGCTCAACACGTAGAAACCTTTTTGCGTCCCCGACTGGCCGCAGGGGATTTGATCCTCTGCGATCGCTATACCGACTCCACGATCGCCTATCAGGGCTATGGTCGAGGACTGGATCTGTCCCTCATTGAGCAGTTGAACCAGATCGCTACTAACGGTTTGCAAAGTGATCTCACCCTCTGGCTCGACCTGGAAGTAGAAACCGGACTGGCCAGGACTCGACAGCGAGGCACCATCGATCGCATCGAACAAGCCGATCGCACCTTCCACCACCAAGTGCGGCATGGCTTTACAACTCTGGCCGCTACCTTCCCCGATCGCATCGTTCCGATTAACGCCAACCAACCCGCAGACCTGGTTGCCCAACAGATTCAAGCTACTTTAAAGGAACGGTTCCAGCAGTGGTTTGGGACAAGGTTTGAGTTTTAA
- a CDS encoding sugar phosphate nucleotidyltransferase — protein MKAMILAAGKGTRVRPITYEIPKPMIPILQKPVMEFLLELLRQHGFDQIMVNVSHLAHEIENYFRDGQRFGVQIAYSFEGYIDQNGELQGKALGSAGGMRRIEDFSHFFDDTFVVLCGDALIDLDLTAAVKWHKEKGSIATVIMKTVPKEEVSSYGVVVTDETGRIKAFQEKPSVEEALSNSINTGIYIFEPEVLNYIPSGVEYDIGSQLFPKLVEIGAPFYGIAMDFEWVDIGKVPDYWHAIRAVLKGEIKNVQIPGQQVAPGIYTGLNVAVNWDKVNIQGPVYIGGMTHIEDGATIIGPTMIGPNCWICSGAMVDNSVIFDYSRLGPGVRLVDKLVFGRYCVDKTGATIDVQAASLDWLITDRRQEFTEPPIEGQAIAELLKNDPAADKKPEPTFDPALNSHPTEEPNPGQQNDLDQTDKAS, from the coding sequence ATGAAAGCCATGATTCTGGCCGCGGGCAAAGGAACGCGGGTACGCCCCATCACCTATGAAATTCCCAAGCCCATGATTCCGATCCTGCAAAAACCCGTGATGGAGTTTTTGCTAGAGTTGCTACGGCAACACGGTTTCGACCAGATAATGGTCAATGTCAGCCATCTGGCCCACGAAATTGAAAACTATTTTCGAGACGGGCAACGCTTTGGGGTGCAGATTGCCTACTCCTTCGAAGGCTATATTGACCAGAATGGTGAGCTTCAAGGGAAAGCTCTGGGATCGGCGGGCGGAATGCGTCGCATCGAAGACTTTTCCCACTTTTTTGACGACACCTTTGTCGTTCTCTGCGGGGATGCCCTGATTGACCTGGATCTCACGGCAGCGGTGAAATGGCACAAGGAAAAAGGGTCGATCGCCACCGTCATCATGAAAACCGTACCCAAGGAAGAAGTGTCCAGTTACGGGGTTGTAGTCACCGATGAAACTGGCCGAATTAAAGCCTTCCAGGAGAAGCCTTCGGTTGAAGAAGCCCTCAGCAACTCTATCAACACCGGGATTTATATTTTTGAGCCGGAAGTGTTGAACTATATCCCCTCTGGTGTGGAATACGACATCGGCAGTCAACTATTTCCCAAATTGGTGGAAATCGGCGCTCCGTTCTATGGCATCGCGATGGATTTTGAGTGGGTCGATATTGGTAAGGTTCCCGACTACTGGCATGCGATTCGAGCCGTGTTGAAGGGAGAGATCAAAAACGTGCAGATTCCAGGCCAGCAGGTGGCTCCAGGAATTTACACCGGATTGAATGTGGCCGTGAATTGGGACAAGGTAAATATTCAAGGCCCGGTCTATATTGGGGGCATGACCCACATTGAAGATGGCGCAACGATCATTGGGCCGACGATGATTGGCCCCAATTGCTGGATTTGTAGCGGTGCCATGGTCGATAACAGTGTCATTTTTGATTACTCCCGACTGGGGCCAGGAGTGAGGTTGGTGGATAAGCTGGTCTTTGGTCGCTATTGTGTGGACAAGACCGGAGCCACGATCGATGTGCAGGCCGCTTCCCTGGATTGGCTGATTACCGATCGCCGTCAGGAGTTTACGGAACCCCCGATCGAAGGGCAGGCGATCGCCGAGTTATTGAAAAACGACCCAGCGGCTGACAAAAAACCTGAACCCACATTTGATCCCGCTTTGAATAGCCATCCAACCGAGGAACCCAATCCTGGTCAGCAGAACGACCTGGACCAGACAGATAAAGCATCCTGA
- a CDS encoding AI-2E family transporter: MHRSVHLQRLLVWGLTGPIVALNVWLLTQLFRFFEGLVTVLVMAAILAFLLNYPVRLFQRATLSRVQAVTLVLVVTVALFVIAGVTLVPIIVDQTAQLLAKIPDWLQTSARNLQALDLWAKQHNLPLDLQGFSGRINNQIERQLEVVAKEAVGVAVGTVNGLITTILVFVLAFYMLLYGNQLWNGLINLLPPRYGIPFRESLWLNFHNFFISQILLAAFMGLALIPVFLVLQVPFALLFALLIGIAELIPLVGAALGIGVVTILLMLQNFWMGFWVAIAATILQQVRDNVLGPKMLGDFTGLNPIWIFIALLMGLQMAGFLGVIVAVPIAGTIKGTLEAVRSERLALKLKKAEEEII, translated from the coding sequence ATGCATCGTTCTGTTCACCTTCAACGCCTGCTCGTTTGGGGTTTGACTGGCCCAATCGTCGCTTTAAACGTTTGGCTATTAACCCAACTCTTTCGCTTTTTTGAGGGACTCGTCACTGTCCTGGTGATGGCGGCAATTCTGGCTTTTCTGCTCAACTATCCAGTACGACTGTTTCAGCGGGCCACCCTATCGCGAGTGCAAGCGGTCACGCTGGTGCTGGTGGTTACAGTGGCATTGTTTGTGATTGCCGGAGTGACTCTGGTGCCGATTATTGTGGATCAGACGGCTCAACTCCTGGCCAAAATTCCCGATTGGCTTCAGACCAGTGCCCGCAACTTACAAGCACTCGATCTATGGGCAAAGCAGCACAATCTGCCGCTGGATCTCCAGGGCTTCAGTGGCCGGATTAATAATCAAATTGAACGGCAGTTAGAGGTTGTGGCGAAAGAAGCTGTGGGAGTAGCCGTCGGTACGGTGAACGGGTTGATTACCACAATCCTGGTGTTTGTCCTGGCATTCTATATGCTGCTGTATGGCAACCAGTTGTGGAATGGGCTGATTAATCTGCTGCCACCCCGGTATGGCATCCCCTTTCGCGAGTCTCTGTGGCTGAATTTCCATAATTTTTTTATTAGTCAAATCTTGCTGGCCGCGTTTATGGGACTGGCCCTGATCCCCGTTTTTCTGGTTCTGCAAGTCCCGTTTGCGCTGCTGTTTGCCCTGTTAATTGGGATTGCCGAACTGATTCCGCTGGTGGGAGCGGCGCTGGGAATTGGAGTCGTCACTATTCTGCTGATGCTGCAAAATTTTTGGATGGGCTTCTGGGTGGCGATCGCGGCCACCATCCTGCAGCAAGTTCGGGACAACGTTCTTGGCCCCAAAATGTTGGGCGACTTTACGGGCCTGAATCCCATCTGGATTTTTATTGCCTTGCTGATGGGGTTGCAAATGGCAGGCTTTTTAGGAGTCATTGTCGCGGTTCCGATCGCAGGCACCATCAAAGGCACCCTGGAGGCGGTTCGATCGGAACGCCTTGCCCTGAAATTAAAAAAGGCAGAAGAAGAAATTATTTGA
- a CDS encoding segregation/condensation protein A, translating into MPLSLAEDAIALLINMAEQGEIDPWDVKVIEVIDRFLSDMAPVADGREPYEKSLSSSGQAFLYASMLVLLKADSLVQAETAQADSELLDEVELEGEENGPTPLPPYLERQLRRRAVAPAPKRRRVTLTDLIEQLRAIAQALEDPTPRKRLRRPPPQSRSQAVRAIAQLAHQENLSEVATALEQFFATHWETIDPTTQNWLDFELLLELWTNSQGHKTIHAGHSSAAPEVHPSTHDRVGIFWALLLLSAQSKVELAQDEFYQDLRVRPLVESDVKVTDGSA; encoded by the coding sequence ATGCCGCTTTCTCTAGCTGAGGATGCGATCGCGCTCCTGATCAACATGGCAGAACAGGGAGAGATTGATCCCTGGGATGTGAAGGTAATTGAGGTCATCGATCGGTTTCTCAGTGACATGGCTCCTGTGGCGGATGGACGAGAGCCTTACGAAAAAAGCCTGTCTTCCTCCGGTCAGGCGTTTTTGTATGCGTCCATGCTGGTATTGCTGAAAGCGGATAGCCTGGTGCAGGCTGAAACAGCGCAAGCAGACTCTGAGTTGCTGGATGAGGTGGAATTAGAAGGAGAGGAAAATGGCCCCACTCCGCTTCCTCCCTACCTGGAACGGCAGTTACGGCGACGGGCAGTGGCTCCTGCTCCTAAACGCCGACGAGTGACTTTAACGGATTTGATTGAGCAATTGCGGGCGATCGCGCAAGCATTGGAAGATCCTACTCCCCGTAAGCGCCTCCGTCGTCCGCCACCCCAATCTCGTTCGCAAGCGGTACGGGCGATCGCTCAACTGGCCCACCAGGAAAATTTATCGGAAGTCGCGACAGCCCTGGAACAATTCTTTGCCACCCATTGGGAAACGATCGATCCCACCACTCAAAACTGGCTGGATTTTGAATTGCTGCTAGAATTGTGGACCAATTCCCAGGGCCATAAGACTATCCATGCAGGCCACTCATCGGCGGCTCCAGAGGTTCATCCCTCAACGCACGATCGGGTTGGCATCTTCTGGGCCTTGCTGCTGCTTTCGGCTCAATCTAAAGTGGAACTAGCGCAGGACGAATTTTATCAGGATTTACGAGTTCGTCCCCTTGTAGAGTCTGATGTAAAAGTAACGGATGGATCGGCTTAG
- a CDS encoding DUF3153 domain-containing protein — protein MAGLKEVAIVRWLSRLSRCWVMILLALVLSGCVDSTIGIRFDHANRGEIVQYIQLGERLKNFGSSALQQWSQAVEQQAAHLGGKVTFTAEQDLIVKIPFTSSADLEKKFNQFLGTVLNQDSETATGTELSTIASHLKVEHSNWLLAERDRLVYDIDLRSLGVASAQGEILVSPANLIQLEFQLETPWGARNYYGDGMNRPRILQQGHQLIWSLIPGKQNVLEAVFWLPSPLGIGTVGIILLVALGIFLKSTQAVQEAATPNSKPA, from the coding sequence ATGGCTGGCTTAAAGGAAGTGGCGATCGTCCGCTGGTTATCTCGTTTATCGCGATGCTGGGTGATGATCTTGCTGGCCCTGGTGCTGTCTGGCTGCGTGGACTCCACCATCGGGATTCGATTTGATCACGCGAACCGGGGCGAGATTGTGCAATACATTCAATTGGGGGAACGGCTAAAAAACTTTGGAAGTTCAGCCCTGCAGCAATGGTCGCAAGCGGTGGAACAGCAAGCCGCTCACTTAGGTGGCAAAGTTACGTTTACTGCAGAACAGGATCTGATTGTCAAAATTCCCTTTACCAGCAGTGCGGATTTAGAGAAGAAGTTTAATCAGTTTTTGGGCACCGTCTTAAATCAAGACTCTGAAACTGCTACGGGTACTGAACTTTCAACGATCGCGTCTCATTTAAAGGTGGAGCATAGTAACTGGTTGCTGGCAGAGCGCGATCGCCTGGTGTATGACATTGATTTGCGATCGCTGGGCGTGGCCTCTGCTCAGGGAGAAATCCTCGTCAGTCCCGCCAACCTGATTCAACTGGAATTTCAGCTAGAAACGCCCTGGGGTGCCCGCAACTATTATGGCGATGGCATGAATCGTCCCAGAATTCTTCAACAAGGTCATCAACTCATCTGGTCATTAATCCCCGGTAAGCAGAATGTGCTGGAAGCTGTCTTTTGGCTTCCCAGTCCGCTAGGGATTGGTACAGTAGGGATTATTCTTCTAGTGGCTCTGGGTATCTTCCTGAAATCTACCCAGGCCGTCCAGGAAGCGGCTACCCCCAATTCCAAACCCGCTTAA
- a CDS encoding FHA domain-containing protein codes for MPSEPYQHHLLIIQDDKGRREFILENPIYSIGRDPKSDIRLISQFVSRHHATLKQLTHKDGSIYYRIEDGDAKGKPSANGLLINGRKLHAHDLNNEDEIVFGPKVRAVYYRLERDAILTIPPDEFDITLISPNMIGEPEDDDDQPENHPNQPENHPNMIGEPEDDDDQPEDHDELDDDD; via the coding sequence ATGCCTTCAGAACCCTATCAACACCATTTGTTAATTATTCAGGACGATAAGGGACGCCGAGAGTTTATCCTGGAGAATCCGATTTACTCCATTGGTCGGGATCCAAAAAGCGACATTCGTTTGATCTCTCAGTTTGTGTCTCGCCATCACGCCACCCTGAAGCAGTTGACCCACAAAGATGGATCGATTTATTACCGGATTGAAGATGGGGATGCCAAAGGAAAACCCAGTGCAAATGGTTTACTCATTAATGGGCGTAAGTTGCACGCCCACGATTTGAACAATGAGGACGAAATTGTATTTGGCCCTAAAGTGCGGGCAGTCTATTATCGATTAGAACGGGATGCAATCCTAACAATTCCACCCGACGAATTTGACATCACGCTCATCAGTCCCAACATGATCGGAGAACCCGAAGATGATGACGATCAGCCAGAAAATCATCCTAATCAGCCAGAAAATCATCCTAATATGATCGGGGAACCCGAAGATGATGACGATCAGCCAGAAGATCATGATGAGCTAGATGATGACGACTAA
- a CDS encoding LapA family protein: protein MRQVNFFVIFVICLALVLFGIENTEPAVIHLVKGVDLQAPLSIELILAMGLGAVLAWVFSVWTRLQRLLETGQEVRVRDERIQALEEDVERYKAEIEQQRLLPAAKSVASETQTTDAELVTQ from the coding sequence ATGCGACAGGTTAATTTTTTTGTCATTTTCGTGATTTGTCTGGCTCTGGTTTTGTTTGGCATTGAGAACACAGAACCTGCCGTGATCCACCTGGTTAAGGGAGTCGATTTGCAGGCTCCCCTATCGATTGAATTAATTCTGGCGATGGGATTAGGGGCGGTGCTGGCCTGGGTGTTTAGCGTCTGGACACGATTGCAACGATTACTGGAAACTGGTCAGGAAGTTCGGGTACGGGATGAGCGAATTCAAGCATTAGAGGAAGATGTAGAACGCTACAAAGCAGAGATTGAGCAACAGCGCCTGCTACCTGCGGCAAAATCTGTTGCCTCCGAAACGCAGACAACGGACGCTGAATTGGTGACTCAGTAA
- the holB gene encoding DNA polymerase III subunit delta', translating to MSPFSPLIGQPQAVKLLKQAIAKQRVAPAYLFAGPAGVGRSLAAECFIADLFSQTASMSKEPAILQQRIRDRNHPDLLWVEPTYLHQGKRLSTAEAIVAGVKRKAAPLIRLEQIREIAQFLGRPPLEASRSVVVIEQAETMAEAPANALLKTLEEPGRATLILIAPGVESLLPTLVSRCQRIPFYRLAREAMAQVLQDAGYGEIGQHPQILQLADGSPGAAIAHWQQLQALPADLLQQITQRPRSHREALTLARQINQLIEPEMQLWLIDYLQHHYWQQTQQRPWENSQLQPLQLLEKAREYLRSNVQPRLVWEVTLLGMVA from the coding sequence ATGTCCCCTTTCTCTCCGCTCATCGGCCAACCCCAGGCGGTCAAGTTACTGAAACAAGCGATCGCAAAACAGCGAGTTGCTCCGGCTTACCTGTTTGCTGGCCCGGCAGGAGTCGGTCGCAGTTTAGCGGCAGAGTGTTTTATTGCCGATTTATTCAGTCAGACTGCATCCATGAGTAAGGAACCAGCAATCTTGCAGCAGCGGATTCGCGATCGCAACCATCCGGATTTACTCTGGGTGGAGCCAACTTATCTGCATCAGGGAAAACGGCTGTCAACGGCTGAGGCAATAGTGGCAGGAGTGAAGCGCAAAGCGGCTCCTTTGATTCGTCTGGAACAAATTCGAGAGATCGCGCAATTTTTGGGCCGCCCGCCTCTGGAAGCGTCCCGATCGGTGGTCGTGATTGAGCAGGCCGAAACGATGGCAGAAGCTCCTGCCAATGCTTTATTGAAGACTTTGGAGGAACCGGGACGCGCTACTTTAATTTTGATCGCTCCGGGCGTTGAGTCCTTACTCCCAACGTTGGTGTCCCGCTGTCAACGCATTCCCTTTTACCGATTAGCCAGGGAAGCAATGGCGCAGGTGCTGCAAGATGCCGGATATGGGGAAATTGGACAGCATCCCCAAATTTTGCAACTGGCGGATGGCAGTCCCGGAGCCGCGATCGCTCACTGGCAGCAATTGCAAGCCTTACCTGCAGATCTACTGCAACAAATCACTCAACGGCCCCGTTCTCACCGGGAGGCTCTCACCCTTGCCCGTCAGATTAACCAACTGATTGAACCCGAAATGCAACTCTGGTTGATTGATTACTTGCAACACCATTACTGGCAACAGACTCAGCAACGGCCCTGGGAAAATTCTCAGCTTCAACCCTTACAGCTACTCGAAAAAGCCCGCGAGTATCTGCGCTCCAATGTGCAACCTCGCCTGGTCTGGGAAGTAACCCTGTTGGGAATGGTGGCCTGA
- a CDS encoding Fur family transcriptional regulator yields the protein MNDTAILKPIRSLDDALERCQNLGMRLSRQRRFILELLWDAQEHLSAREIYDRLNQQGKEIGHTSVYQNLEALSSQGIIECIERSDGRLYGNISDSHSHVNCLDTNQILDVHVKLPDSILQQIEEHTGVRIVDYHIDFYGYRNRSAEESSFEH from the coding sequence ATGAACGATACTGCCATCTTAAAACCAATTCGATCGCTGGATGATGCTTTAGAGCGCTGTCAGAATCTTGGGATGCGTCTCAGCCGTCAACGTCGCTTCATTTTAGAGCTGCTGTGGGACGCACAGGAACATTTGTCTGCGCGAGAGATTTATGACCGTCTGAATCAGCAGGGTAAGGAGATTGGTCACACCTCGGTTTATCAGAATTTGGAAGCTTTATCCAGTCAGGGAATTATTGAGTGCATTGAGCGATCGGATGGTCGGTTATACGGCAATATCAGTGACTCGCACAGCCACGTCAATTGCCTGGATACGAACCAAATTCTGGATGTGCATGTGAAGCTACCGGATTCAATCCTGCAACAGATTGAAGAACATACTGGCGTTCGCATTGTCGATTATCACATTGATTTCTATGGGTATCGGAATCGCTCTGCTGAAGAAAGTTCGTTTGAGCATTAG
- a CDS encoding aldo/keto reductase, translating into MQYRRFGKTNLQLSVFSLGTMRCLATEEVAYQTVQRAIVLGINHLETARGYGQSERYLGQALQSGLSVVRKQLYITTKLPPTPDPDPIERAIDESLERLGIDYLDGLAIHGLNTEAHLAWVEASNGCMQAVQRAVADGRVRHVGFSTHGSLDVILRAIATDQFEFINLHYYLFFQRHAPAIDLAHQKDMGIFIISPFDKGGLLYTPPQALQDLCAPLSPLAINTRFLLSDPRITTLSIGPANPQELDWPLEIADQDGPLSLAEQAILERLQIQQEKVLDGDRCSQCYACLPCPEQINIPEVLRLRNLAIAYDMAQYGQYRYRMFENAGHWFPGSKANRCTDCGDCLPRCPEQLNIPVLLRDTHQRLNGSARRRLWEET; encoded by the coding sequence ATGCAGTACCGCCGTTTTGGTAAAACGAATCTTCAGCTTTCTGTATTTTCTCTGGGAACGATGCGCTGTCTGGCGACAGAAGAGGTTGCCTATCAGACGGTGCAGCGGGCGATCGTGCTGGGCATTAATCATCTGGAAACAGCCAGGGGCTATGGGCAGAGTGAGCGATATCTGGGTCAGGCTTTACAAAGTGGACTCTCCGTTGTCCGCAAGCAGCTTTATATCACTACTAAACTGCCTCCAACTCCCGATCCGGATCCCATAGAACGCGCGATCGACGAGTCCCTGGAGCGTTTAGGGATTGATTATCTGGATGGATTGGCAATTCATGGCCTGAATACAGAGGCCCATCTCGCCTGGGTAGAAGCCTCCAATGGTTGTATGCAGGCTGTTCAACGAGCGGTTGCGGATGGGCGAGTTCGCCATGTTGGGTTTTCCACGCATGGATCGCTGGACGTGATTTTGCGGGCGATCGCCACCGATCAATTCGAGTTCATCAACCTGCACTACTACCTTTTCTTCCAGCGTCATGCTCCCGCGATCGACCTGGCGCATCAAAAAGATATGGGAATTTTTATTATTTCCCCATTCGATAAAGGTGGGTTACTGTATACTCCGCCCCAAGCTTTGCAAGACTTGTGTGCGCCCTTATCGCCGTTGGCCATAAACACTCGTTTTCTGCTCAGTGACCCCAGAATTACCACCCTCAGTATTGGCCCTGCAAACCCGCAGGAACTGGATTGGCCCCTGGAAATAGCCGATCAGGATGGCCCCTTATCGCTGGCAGAGCAAGCCATTTTAGAACGGTTGCAGATTCAACAGGAGAAGGTTTTGGATGGCGATCGCTGTAGCCAGTGCTATGCCTGCTTACCCTGTCCTGAACAGATTAATATTCCAGAAGTCTTGCGGCTGCGAAATCTGGCGATCGCCTACGATATGGCTCAGTACGGCCAGTACCGCTACCGTATGTTTGAAAATGCAGGTCACTGGTTTCCCGGCAGCAAAGCTAACCGCTGTACCGACTGTGGCGACTGCCTCCCCCGCTGCCCAGAACAACTCAATATCCCAGTCTTACTGAGAGACACTCACCAACGTCTTAATGGTTCAGCAAGACGACGGCTATGGGAGGAAACCTGA
- a CDS encoding S66 peptidase family protein, with amino-acid sequence MAHPDPFPVSRRQFLQLATGGLAMSLSTGTLHKAVASPTPSSSVLKPPVLRPGDTVGMVAPASNVYEPEDLQIARETMEQYGFRVVLGRNIMAQNGYLAGSDAERAADLNEMFRRPDIRGIVTFSGGYGCSRILPLLDYDQIRRSPKVVVGHSDITALLIGLNRKTGLVTFHGSSGLTGVGDYAKEHFRRVIMTASPIGKIAKPPPTPEGTVERSNRLITLVPGRATGPLVGGNLTLVTNLIGTPYEPDTRGKILFLEEIDEEPYRIDRMLTQLWLAGKLQDAAGIALGHFVDCYPKEFRASFPQTISLENVLRDRFIPLGKPTLYNLMFGHVRENAVLPIGATATLDATAKTLAVNESAVE; translated from the coding sequence ATGGCCCATCCTGATCCCTTCCCGGTCTCCCGTCGTCAGTTTCTCCAGCTTGCAACCGGAGGACTGGCGATGTCGCTATCGACAGGAACTCTCCACAAAGCGGTTGCTTCTCCAACCCCCTCCTCTTCCGTCCTGAAGCCGCCTGTTTTGCGCCCTGGAGACACCGTCGGCATGGTGGCTCCGGCCAGCAATGTATATGAGCCAGAAGACCTGCAGATTGCCAGGGAAACAATGGAGCAGTACGGCTTCAGGGTCGTCTTGGGACGCAATATCATGGCTCAGAATGGCTACCTGGCAGGCAGTGATGCAGAGCGGGCAGCAGACCTCAACGAAATGTTTCGTCGTCCCGATATCCGGGGCATCGTCACCTTTTCCGGTGGCTATGGCTGTAGTCGCATTCTACCCCTGCTGGACTATGACCAGATTCGCCGATCGCCCAAGGTCGTTGTAGGTCATAGCGACATCACCGCCCTCTTGATTGGCCTCAATCGTAAAACTGGTTTAGTGACGTTTCATGGATCTTCTGGCCTCACCGGAGTAGGAGATTACGCCAAAGAGCATTTTCGCCGCGTCATTATGACTGCCTCGCCGATCGGTAAAATTGCCAAACCCCCTCCCACTCCCGAAGGCACCGTTGAACGCAGTAACCGCCTGATTACCCTGGTACCGGGACGAGCCACGGGGCCACTGGTCGGCGGCAACTTGACATTAGTGACTAATCTGATCGGCACGCCTTACGAACCGGATACCCGTGGCAAGATTTTGTTCCTGGAAGAAATTGATGAGGAACCTTACCGTATCGATCGTATGTTGACCCAACTCTGGCTGGCAGGAAAGCTGCAGGATGCGGCTGGTATTGCTTTAGGCCATTTTGTCGATTGCTACCCCAAAGAATTTCGGGCTTCCTTCCCCCAAACCATTAGCCTGGAAAATGTCTTGCGCGATCGCTTTATCCCCCTGGGAAAACCCACCCTGTACAACCTGATGTTTGGTCACGTTCGAGAAAATGCCGTTTTGCCGATCGGAGCCACCGCCACTCTGGATGCCACTGCCAAAACCTTAGCCGTCAACGAAAGCGCGGTTGAGTAG
- a CDS encoding tol-pal system YbgF family protein codes for MTVNPDNLETARADYQAGKVAFERGDYRKSVNSLEKANASINPNSSLGGEVQSWLVMAYEAVGQREAAIALCRQLTNHPHLKTRKEGRRLLYILEAPQLKTRPEWLTQIPDLTNLGEAAAKSRIGASSGGSTSSRPAPKPKAVPEPVDLSQVNTEDNRFIWVALLGALLIVGGLIWLA; via the coding sequence ATGACTGTAAATCCAGACAATCTTGAAACTGCTAGAGCTGATTATCAGGCGGGAAAGGTGGCCTTTGAGCGGGGAGATTATCGGAAGTCAGTTAATTCTTTAGAGAAAGCTAACGCTTCAATTAATCCTAATTCCTCGTTGGGGGGAGAAGTGCAAAGCTGGTTGGTCATGGCCTATGAAGCCGTGGGACAGCGGGAAGCGGCGATCGCTCTGTGTCGTCAACTGACCAACCATCCCCATCTCAAAACCCGCAAGGAAGGCCGTCGCCTCCTGTACATTCTGGAAGCCCCTCAACTCAAAACCCGTCCAGAGTGGCTGACCCAAATCCCGGATCTAACCAACTTGGGTGAGGCTGCTGCCAAAAGTCGGATTGGTGCGTCATCTGGGGGATCAACCAGTAGCCGTCCCGCCCCTAAACCCAAAGCTGTTCCTGAACCTGTTGATCTCAGTCAGGTCAATACAGAAGATAATCGCTTTATCTGGGTGGCTCTTCTGGGGGCACTGCTGATTGTCGGAGGGTTGATATGGCTGGCTTAA